Proteins encoded together in one Impatiens glandulifera chromosome 1, dImpGla2.1, whole genome shotgun sequence window:
- the LOC124922518 gene encoding probable glucan endo-1,3-beta-glucosidase A6 → MKVKQVKLYDSNPAILGALRGSDIEVTVMVPNQLLVSISTNQAIADEWVRSQVLPFYPKTKIRYVLVGNEILSIPDRNIQLSLVPSMYRIQKSLAKFGLLRKVRVTTSLAMDVLQASYPPSNGTFRADISTQIIKPMLQFLKYTKSFLFLDVYPYFAWASNPVDIKLDYALLSSANNIRVKDPGTGLTYTNLLDQMIDAVYFAMKRMGYPHVGIFIAETGWPNGGDIGQTGANINNAAIYNRNVIKKFTAIPAIGTPAKPGVVIQALLFALYNENMKTGMGSERHFGVLYPNGSSIYRLDFSGKTREAEY, encoded by the coding sequence ATGAAGGTGAAGCAAGTCAAACTGTATGATTCTAACCCGGCCATTCTCGGCGCCCTGAGAGGATCCGACATCGAGGTTACGGTCATGGTCCCGAACCAGCTCCTTGTGAGCATCTCCACCAATCAAGCTATCGCAGACGAATGGGTACGGTCCCAAGTCTTACCCTTTTACCCAAAAACAAAGATCCGATACGTTCTCGTCGGAAACGAAATCCTTTCTATCCCCGACCGTAACATCCAGCTCAGCCTCGTCCCGTCGATGTACCGGATTCAGAAATCGCTTGCGAAATTCGGCCTCCTCCGTAAGGTGAGAGTCACTACCTCATTGGCCATGGACGTGCTTCAAGCTTCTTACCCGCCTTCCAATGGAACCTTCCGTGCCGACATCTCCACTCAAATCATTAAACCTATGCTTCAGTTTCTCAAGTACACGAAATCATTCCTCTTCTTGGATGTATACCCGTATTTCGCTTGGGCATCCAACCCGGTCGACATCAAGCTTGATTACGCCCTGTTATCCTCCGCCAATAACATAAGGGTTAAGGATCCGGGTACGGGGTTAACCTACACCAATCTGCTGGATCAAATGATAGACGCGGTCTACTTTGCCATGAAAAGAATGGGCTACCCGCATGTTGGGATCTTTATAGCGGAAACCGGTTGGCCAAATGGAGGAGATATTGGCCAAACAGGAGCTAATATTAACAATGCCGCAATTTATAACCGGAATGTAATAAAGAAATTCACGGCCATACCGGCCATCGGAACGCCGGCGAAGCCGGGTGTAGTCATTCAGGCACTACTTTTTGCCCTGTACAACGAGAACATGAAAACGGGTATGGGATCGGAGAGGCATTTCGGAGTGTTGTATCCGAACGGGTCAAGTATTTACCGACTGGATTTTTCTGGTAAGACGAGGGAGGCAGAGTACTAG